The Anolis sagrei isolate rAnoSag1 chromosome Y, rAnoSag1.mat, whole genome shotgun sequence genome contains a region encoding:
- the LOC137095464 gene encoding protein NATD1-like → MAQASPAGGPLSTLLEPPAAAPCPIRVHHDRPRRQFTVRLNGCHDKAVLLYEYVGKRIVDLQHTEVPDAYRGRGIAKHLAKAALDFVVEEDLKAHLTCWYIQKYVKENPLPQYLERLQS, encoded by the exons ATGGCGCAGGCGTCCCCGGCGGGAGGCCCGCTCTCCACCCTCCTCGAGCCCCCCGCCGCCGCCCCATGCCCCATCCGCGTCCACCACGACCGCCCCAGGAGGCAGTTCACCGTCCGACTCAATG gCTGCCACGACAAAGCGGTCCTCTTGTATGAGTACGTGGGGAAGAGGATCGTGGACTTGCAGCACACGGAGGTCCCCGATGCCTACCGGGGGAGAGGAATCGCCAAGCACCTGGCAAAG GCAGCCTTGGATTTTGTGGTGGAAGAGGACTTGAAAGCCCACCTCACCTGTTGGTACATCCAGAAATACGTGAAGGAGAACCCTCTGCCGCAGTACCTGGAGCGTTTGCAGTCTTAA